A portion of the Edaphobacter lichenicola genome contains these proteins:
- the amaB gene encoding L-piperidine-6-carboxylate dehydrogenase, with the protein MTIKQEVADILAHLGVPSTTGNLTVRTPITGEVIAQISTITAEDARKAIAQAHTAYLDWRNVPAPKRGELVRLLGEELRAEIDSLGRLVTIETGKLLSEGYGEVQEMIDICTFAAGLSRQLAGLTVPSERAKHRMMETWHSLGVVGVISAFNFPVAVWSWNAALALVCGDSVVWKPSEKTPLTALATQAIFDRAAKKFEAKFGTIPQGLATLLIGDATVGQQLVDSPIIPLVSATGSTAMGRAVAPKLAARFAKAILELGGNNAAIVTPTADLDLTLRAIAFSAMGTAGQRCTTLRRLIVHTDVYDKLVAQLKKVYGSVVIGDPREGSTLVGPLIDERSFNAMQHSLNEARSTGATITGGERIPNKQNPEAFYVRPALVEISTQADVVKRETFAPILYVMKYTDLNDALRLHNDVPQGLSSSIFTMNLREAELFLSATGSDCGIANVNIGTSGAEIGGAFGGEKETGGGRESGSDAWKQYMRRATNTINYGTDLPLAQGVSFDID; encoded by the coding sequence ATGACGATCAAACAAGAAGTCGCAGACATCCTCGCCCATCTTGGCGTGCCCTCCACCACCGGCAACCTCACCGTCCGCACCCCCATCACCGGCGAAGTGATCGCGCAGATCTCCACCATCACCGCCGAAGACGCCCGCAAAGCCATCGCCCAGGCCCACACCGCCTACCTCGACTGGCGTAACGTCCCCGCCCCCAAGCGCGGCGAACTCGTCCGTCTCCTCGGCGAAGAGCTACGCGCCGAAATCGACTCCCTCGGCCGCCTGGTCACCATCGAAACCGGCAAGCTCCTCTCCGAAGGCTACGGCGAAGTTCAGGAGATGATCGACATCTGCACCTTCGCAGCCGGCCTCTCCCGCCAGCTCGCCGGCCTCACCGTCCCATCCGAGCGCGCCAAGCACCGCATGATGGAGACCTGGCACTCCCTCGGCGTCGTTGGCGTCATCTCCGCCTTCAACTTCCCCGTAGCCGTCTGGAGTTGGAACGCCGCCCTCGCCCTCGTCTGCGGCGACTCCGTCGTCTGGAAGCCCAGCGAAAAAACTCCCCTCACCGCGCTCGCCACACAAGCCATCTTCGACCGCGCCGCAAAGAAGTTCGAAGCCAAATTCGGAACCATCCCACAAGGCCTCGCAACCCTCCTCATCGGCGACGCCACCGTCGGCCAGCAGCTCGTCGACTCGCCGATCATCCCTCTCGTCTCGGCCACCGGATCGACCGCCATGGGACGCGCCGTTGCACCCAAACTCGCCGCCCGCTTCGCCAAGGCCATCCTCGAACTCGGCGGAAACAACGCAGCCATCGTCACCCCCACCGCCGACCTCGACCTGACGCTCCGCGCCATCGCCTTCTCCGCAATGGGCACCGCAGGCCAGCGCTGCACCACCCTCCGCCGCCTCATCGTCCACACTGACGTCTACGACAAGCTCGTCGCCCAACTCAAAAAAGTCTACGGCTCGGTCGTCATCGGCGACCCGCGCGAAGGCAGCACTCTCGTCGGCCCGCTCATCGACGAGCGCTCCTTCAACGCCATGCAGCACTCCCTCAACGAAGCCCGCAGTACCGGCGCAACGATCACCGGTGGCGAAAGAATACCCAACAAACAAAATCCCGAAGCCTTCTACGTTCGCCCCGCTCTGGTTGAAATCTCCACCCAGGCCGATGTCGTCAAGCGAGAGACCTTCGCCCCAATCCTCTACGTCATGAAGTACACCGACCTCAACGACGCCCTGCGCCTCCACAACGACGTCCCCCAGGGCCTCTCGTCGTCCATCTTCACCATGAACCTCCGCGAAGCCGAGCTCTTCCTCTCCGCCACCGGGTCAGACTGCGGCATCGCCAACGTCAACATCGGCACCTCCGGCGCAGAGATCGGCGGAGCCTTCGGCGGCGAAAAAGAGACGGGCGGCGGGCGCGAGTCCGGCTCCGACGCATGGAAGCAATACATGCGCCGCGCCACCAACACCATCAACTACGGTACCGACCTGCCGCTCGCACAAGGCGTCAGCTTCGATATCGACTGA
- a CDS encoding DUF1338 domain-containing protein has translation MSTGTSVLRETLTQIIGADRTEHLFKLLVIHPEIAADPGPQVSRAVLAQALNMLLFEDLLVRVPTAKTYADYTLSKGRQILHDHGAVRTVALNGMGGLPAGQEAITRILRPLGYALNGVYPLERLKMTGRSHAQADYPEEIAQFFLSELHPERFSPEFQAAVRRVTATSKDPITPEANALLNKLDSTHSLSIEESVKLLPVLASVFERQHMEPALTDYEILLAESPEMAWISTEGNAFNHATDRVPDVDQLAEEQKALGQPMKAAVETSQSGRVRQTAFLAAKVQRKFHTPEGALVAKEVNGSFYEFITRLPLPEEDGKKLDLSFDSSNAQAIFKMTATGKA, from the coding sequence ATGAGCACAGGCACCAGCGTCCTACGCGAAACACTCACCCAGATCATCGGCGCCGACCGCACCGAGCACCTCTTCAAGCTTCTCGTCATCCATCCCGAGATCGCGGCCGACCCCGGCCCGCAGGTCTCCCGCGCCGTCCTCGCCCAGGCCCTCAACATGCTTCTCTTCGAAGACCTCCTCGTCCGCGTCCCCACCGCCAAAACCTACGCCGACTACACCCTCAGCAAGGGCCGCCAGATCCTCCACGACCACGGCGCCGTCCGCACCGTCGCCCTCAACGGCATGGGTGGCCTCCCCGCCGGACAAGAGGCCATCACCCGCATCCTCCGCCCCCTCGGCTACGCCCTCAACGGCGTCTACCCGCTCGAGCGCCTCAAGATGACCGGCCGCTCTCACGCCCAGGCCGACTACCCCGAAGAGATCGCCCAGTTCTTCCTCAGCGAGCTTCACCCCGAGCGCTTCTCACCCGAGTTCCAGGCCGCCGTCCGCCGCGTCACCGCCACCTCAAAGGACCCCATCACCCCCGAAGCCAACGCGCTCCTCAACAAACTCGACTCAACCCATTCCCTCAGCATCGAAGAGTCCGTAAAGCTCCTCCCCGTCCTCGCCTCCGTCTTCGAGCGCCAGCACATGGAGCCCGCCCTCACCGACTACGAGATCCTCCTCGCCGAATCTCCCGAGATGGCCTGGATCTCCACCGAAGGCAACGCCTTCAACCACGCCACCGACCGCGTCCCCGACGTCGACCAGCTCGCCGAAGAACAAAAAGCCCTCGGCCAACCCATGAAGGCCGCCGTCGAAACCTCGCAGTCCGGCCGCGTTCGACAGACCGCCTTCCTCGCAGCCAAAGTCCAGCGCAAGTTCCACACACCCGAAGGCGCGCTCGTCGCCAAAGAGGTCAACGGCTCCTTCTACGAGTTCATCACCCGCCTCCCGCTCCCCGAAGAAGACGGCAAAAAGCTCGACCTCAGCTTTGACAGTAGCAACGCCCAGGCCATCTTCAAGATGACCGCCACAGGCAAAGCCTGA
- a CDS encoding FAD-binding and (Fe-S)-binding domain-containing protein, with protein MSTSPFVVLPSSHARAVDTFPASDELCQLLQEQIRGEVRFDPASKALYATDASNYRHVPIGVVIPRDEEDVINTVALCRRFNAPLLTRGAGTSLAGQGCNFAVILDFSKYMNGMDAIDTVNRTVKVQPGIVLDRVRDEAEKFNLTFAPDPATHSRCTIGGMIGNNSCGVHALMGGKTVDNILTLDLLLYDGTRLTVGPTTEAELAAHIGAGGRTGEIYATLKNIRDTYAAKVREKFPNIPRRVSGFNLDELLPENSFNLARALVGSEGTCAIILGATLQLVESPPCRTLIGVGFSDIFIAADHVTQILQYKPIGLEGMDGYLLDALRRKQKSVADLALLPPGDGFLIVEFGGSTQAEANAKARALAAYLKTLSPEPNTRIYTSAEAKRVWHIRESGLGATAFIPGVGTGWEGWEDAAVDPTQLGSYLRQIAALMKEFNYRSAMYGHFGQGCVHMRHNFDLETPAGILKFRQFMDLAADIALAHGGSLSGEHGDGQARGALLPKMFGPELMDAFRSFKRVFDPNNRMNPNKLIDAHEPHEDLRLGADYRPWQPKTHFAFAENNGSFADANLRCVGVGACRKTDAGTMCPSFMATGEELHSTRGRAHLLWELMQGEILPDQWKNKQVKESLDLCLACKACKSECPVSVDMATYKAEFLAHHYEGENRPLSHYAFGRIDIFARIASHAPHLVNAINNAPILRSIVKKLLHIHPNRTFPRFSQPFTPDRRLARDPRRRRDRRIPLPPEAPEVFLWADTFNNYFHPSAMRAAHQVLTTAGFRVTLPTQHLCCGRPLYDFGMLDTAKDYLLKTLGALTAQLQAGTPIVVLEPSCASVFRDELTNLFPHDPRAAKLRDQTFLLSEFLVKHAPNYKPPQIDDKIIVHGHCHHRATMGMHDELALLRLTGAEVELLDSGCCGMAGPFGFEKDKYDLSQKLGERVLLPAVRNKSVNTILVTDGFSCAEQITQNTTAKPMHLAEVLAQRAEP; from the coding sequence ATGTCCACCTCCCCCTTCGTCGTGCTGCCGAGCTCCCACGCCCGCGCCGTCGACACCTTCCCCGCCTCCGACGAGCTCTGTCAGCTCCTGCAAGAGCAGATCCGCGGCGAAGTCCGCTTCGATCCCGCCTCCAAGGCCCTCTACGCCACCGACGCCTCCAACTACCGCCACGTCCCCATCGGCGTCGTCATCCCACGCGACGAAGAGGACGTAATCAACACCGTAGCTCTCTGCCGCCGCTTCAACGCGCCCCTCCTCACCCGCGGCGCAGGCACCTCCCTCGCCGGCCAGGGTTGCAACTTCGCCGTCATCCTCGACTTCTCCAAATACATGAACGGCATGGACGCGATAGACACCGTCAATCGCACGGTGAAAGTCCAGCCCGGCATCGTCCTCGACCGCGTCCGCGACGAAGCAGAAAAATTCAACCTCACCTTCGCCCCTGACCCCGCCACGCACAGCCGCTGCACCATCGGCGGCATGATCGGCAACAACTCCTGCGGCGTACACGCCCTCATGGGCGGCAAAACCGTCGACAACATCCTCACCCTCGACCTCCTCCTCTACGACGGCACCCGCCTCACCGTTGGCCCCACCACCGAAGCCGAACTCGCCGCTCACATCGGCGCCGGCGGCCGCACCGGCGAGATCTACGCCACCCTCAAAAACATTCGCGACACGTACGCCGCAAAGGTGCGCGAAAAATTCCCCAACATCCCCCGCCGCGTCTCCGGCTTCAACCTCGACGAGCTCCTCCCCGAAAACTCATTCAACCTCGCCCGCGCCTTAGTCGGCAGCGAAGGCACCTGTGCCATCATCCTCGGCGCCACCCTCCAACTCGTCGAATCCCCACCCTGCCGCACCCTCATCGGCGTCGGCTTCTCCGACATCTTCATCGCCGCCGACCACGTCACCCAGATCCTCCAGTACAAACCCATCGGCCTCGAAGGCATGGACGGATACCTCCTCGACGCCCTTCGCCGCAAACAAAAATCCGTCGCAGACCTAGCGCTCCTCCCACCCGGCGACGGCTTCCTCATCGTCGAGTTCGGCGGCTCAACCCAGGCCGAAGCCAACGCCAAAGCCCGCGCCCTCGCCGCCTATCTCAAAACCCTCAGCCCCGAGCCCAACACCCGCATCTACACCTCCGCCGAAGCCAAGCGCGTTTGGCACATCCGCGAGTCCGGCCTCGGCGCAACCGCATTCATCCCCGGCGTCGGCACCGGTTGGGAGGGATGGGAAGACGCCGCCGTCGATCCCACCCAGCTCGGCAGCTATCTCCGCCAGATCGCCGCGCTCATGAAGGAGTTCAACTACCGCAGCGCCATGTACGGACACTTCGGCCAGGGCTGCGTCCACATGCGTCACAACTTCGACCTCGAAACCCCCGCCGGCATCCTCAAGTTCCGCCAGTTCATGGACCTCGCCGCCGACATCGCCCTCGCCCACGGCGGCTCCCTCTCCGGCGAACACGGCGACGGCCAGGCCCGCGGCGCGCTCCTCCCCAAGATGTTCGGCCCCGAACTCATGGACGCCTTCCGCTCCTTCAAGCGCGTCTTCGACCCCAACAACCGCATGAACCCCAACAAGCTCATCGACGCGCACGAGCCCCACGAAGACCTCCGCCTAGGCGCCGACTACCGCCCGTGGCAGCCCAAAACCCACTTCGCCTTCGCCGAAAACAACGGCAGCTTCGCCGACGCCAACCTCCGCTGCGTCGGCGTCGGAGCCTGCCGCAAAACCGACGCCGGCACCATGTGCCCCAGCTTCATGGCCACCGGCGAAGAGCTTCACTCCACCCGCGGCCGCGCCCATCTCCTATGGGAGCTCATGCAAGGCGAGATCCTCCCCGATCAATGGAAGAACAAGCAAGTCAAAGAGTCCCTCGACCTCTGCCTCGCCTGCAAAGCCTGCAAGTCCGAGTGCCCCGTCTCCGTCGACATGGCCACCTACAAAGCCGAGTTCCTCGCCCACCACTACGAAGGAGAGAACCGTCCGCTCTCGCACTACGCCTTTGGCCGCATCGACATCTTCGCCCGCATCGCCAGCCACGCCCCACATCTCGTCAACGCCATCAACAACGCCCCCATCCTCCGCTCCATCGTAAAAAAACTCCTTCACATCCACCCCAACCGCACCTTCCCACGCTTCTCCCAACCTTTCACTCCCGACCGCCGCCTCGCCCGCGATCCCCGCCGCCGCCGCGACCGCCGCATCCCCCTGCCACCCGAAGCACCCGAGGTCTTCCTCTGGGCCGACACCTTCAACAACTACTTCCATCCCTCCGCCATGCGCGCCGCCCATCAGGTCCTCACCACCGCAGGCTTCCGCGTCACCCTCCCCACGCAACATCTCTGCTGCGGCCGCCCCCTCTACGACTTCGGCATGCTCGACACCGCCAAAGACTACCTCCTCAAAACTCTCGGCGCCCTCACCGCACAACTCCAGGCTGGCACCCCCATCGTCGTCCTCGAACCCTCCTGCGCCTCCGTCTTCCGCGACGAGCTCACCAACCTCTTCCCCCACGACCCACGCGCCGCAAAACTCCGCGACCAGACCTTCCTCCTCAGCGAGTTCCTCGTCAAACACGCCCCAAACTACAAGCCCCCACAAATTGACGACAAAATAATCGTCCACGGCCACTGCCATCACCGCGCCACCATGGGCATGCACGACGAGCTGGCCCTCCTCCGCCTCACCGGGGCCGAAGTAGAACTCCTCGACTCCGGCTGCTGCGGCATGGCCGGCCCCTTCGGCTTCGAAAAAGACAAATACGACCTCTCGCAAAAACTAGGCGAGCGCGTCCTCCTCCCCGCCGTCCGCAACAAGTCCGTAAACACGATCCTCGTCACCGACGGCTTCAGCTGCGCCGAACAAATCACCCAGAACACCACCGCCAAACCCATGCACCTGGCCGAAGTCCTCGCCCAAAGAGCCGAACCATAA
- a CDS encoding vWA domain-containing protein — translation MAQTTPPPSADPSSSPTPTLRVYTNLKQIPVLVLTHDYVRMKPIDPSGFRLSLDSGPRFRPTYVRREGDDPISLSILIDTSKPDNELLPSLLQSIAALPPDFLHPQDRVSVYTVDCYLIRTTFDSPANPAILADGVQRAMAPWQARQTQNEELKKEKKAVPPPCIPRLPLWDSMAEVLNDLDQQSGRRVLLAITDGVDTGSRTLWKDVMLHAQLHSETVFGLLPNPTIVLQKSLETSEMSAFHPTFINAPENKFEQICVNSGGILLQASKHTTMYRLKEFTQMVRERYILEFPRATNEEAGLHTLAVTYRKKGNLYIAAAGISVPIASEDEKKGANTIQADPSKSPAEGDRKVLLPKH, via the coding sequence ATGGCTCAGACAACGCCGCCACCGTCTGCCGATCCATCCAGTTCTCCAACACCCACCCTCCGCGTCTACACCAATCTCAAGCAGATCCCCGTCCTCGTCCTCACTCACGATTACGTAAGAATGAAACCAATCGACCCCTCGGGCTTCCGACTCAGCCTCGACTCCGGCCCACGGTTTCGCCCAACCTACGTCCGCCGCGAGGGCGATGACCCAATCTCCCTGTCAATCCTCATCGACACCAGCAAGCCCGACAACGAACTCCTGCCGTCGCTCCTTCAATCCATCGCTGCACTCCCGCCCGACTTCCTCCATCCCCAGGATCGCGTCTCCGTCTACACCGTCGATTGCTACCTGATCCGCACAACCTTCGACAGCCCGGCAAACCCCGCCATACTTGCCGACGGCGTTCAAAGAGCCATGGCACCATGGCAGGCCCGTCAAACACAAAACGAAGAGCTGAAGAAAGAGAAGAAGGCTGTCCCGCCGCCCTGCATACCTCGCCTGCCGCTGTGGGACTCCATGGCCGAGGTGCTCAACGACCTCGACCAACAATCAGGACGGCGCGTACTCCTCGCCATTACCGATGGTGTCGATACCGGCAGCAGGACCCTCTGGAAAGACGTCATGCTCCATGCACAGCTCCACTCCGAGACTGTCTTCGGGCTGCTGCCAAACCCAACCATCGTCCTGCAGAAATCCCTCGAGACATCGGAGATGTCTGCCTTCCACCCCACCTTCATCAATGCCCCCGAGAACAAGTTCGAACAGATATGCGTCAACAGCGGCGGAATCCTGTTACAAGCGAGCAAGCACACCACCATGTATCGGCTCAAGGAGTTCACCCAGATGGTGCGAGAGCGCTACATCCTTGAGTTCCCGCGCGCGACAAACGAAGAGGCAGGCCTTCACACCCTCGCTGTGACCTACAGAAAGAAGGGCAATCTCTACATCGCGGCTGCCGGAATCTCGGTTCCGATTGCAAGCGAAGATGAGAAAAAAGGCGCGAACACCATTCAAGCGGATCCGTCGAAAAGCCCCGCGGAAGGCGACCGAAAGGTTCTTCTCCCGAAACACTAA
- a CDS encoding DUF4166 domain-containing protein, whose protein sequence is MISIYQRAMGSDFDKLHPQIQRRFSLHSGAGIAAVGTGVMEQLWHGAPYTLPFLYIGTWRSIMFPERGQNVPFTIQNYAYRDPLGRETVTWVRTFATRTPRRFDAYMIYSEERQCIVDYLGTHQHLAVDLELSVAPNGGLRLRSGPQRFYEGPIAFPFPLFLSGIADVCEWYDDAAQCFRIEVSAANRTWGKLFGYKGQFQVEWLPAQSADVPKDILPRRVESRT, encoded by the coding sequence ATGATCTCGATCTACCAGCGGGCCATGGGCTCCGACTTCGACAAGCTCCATCCGCAAATCCAACGCCGCTTCAGCCTCCACTCCGGCGCTGGCATCGCCGCCGTAGGCACCGGCGTGATGGAGCAACTCTGGCACGGCGCACCCTACACCCTGCCCTTTCTCTACATCGGCACCTGGCGAAGCATCATGTTCCCCGAGCGTGGCCAGAATGTTCCCTTCACCATCCAGAACTACGCCTACCGCGACCCCCTCGGCCGCGAAACCGTGACCTGGGTCCGCACCTTCGCCACCCGCACACCACGCAGGTTCGACGCCTACATGATCTACAGCGAAGAGCGTCAATGCATCGTCGACTATCTCGGAACCCATCAACACCTCGCAGTCGATCTCGAACTCAGCGTCGCTCCCAACGGCGGTCTCCGCCTTCGCTCCGGCCCGCAACGCTTCTACGAGGGCCCAATAGCCTTCCCCTTCCCACTCTTCCTCTCCGGTATCGCCGACGTCTGCGAGTGGTACGACGATGCCGCCCAATGCTTCAGAATCGAAGTGAGCGCAGCAAACCGCACATGGGGAAAGCTCTTCGGCTACAAAGGTCAATTTCAGGTCGAGTGGCTACCCGCGCAGTCCGCAGACGTCCCCAAAGACATCCTCCCGCGCCGCGTTGAATCGAGAACCTGA
- a CDS encoding intradiol ring-cleavage dioxygenase: MKNPVAFTRRRFLTNTLALATTIELQRAALALGLFENSDVCKLTPEQEVGPYYVADELLRSNIVEDRQGIPLELRIAVLDARTCKPLSNVAVDIWHCDALGLYSGDTAQNPMGPGGPPPGSQGGPPPGPPNGFDPQHPRNHPGPPEGFGPPPQNHPTDKLTFLRGIQITAPDGSVNFRTIFPGFYMGRTNHIHFKVRLDGHEANKTYVAGHTSHNGQIFFPEEIATQLMQHEPYANHKIHRTTQTEDHVFEDQNGQLQIAKLQPLQAGQFTKGLRAEIIAAADPTATPSPVGPGGGPRMPPPQS, encoded by the coding sequence ATGAAAAATCCAGTCGCATTCACCCGTCGCAGATTCCTCACCAACACCCTGGCCCTCGCGACGACGATCGAGCTACAGCGCGCAGCCCTCGCCCTCGGCCTCTTCGAAAACTCCGACGTCTGCAAGCTCACACCCGAGCAGGAGGTCGGCCCCTACTACGTCGCCGACGAGCTCCTCCGCTCCAACATCGTCGAAGACCGGCAAGGCATCCCACTCGAACTGCGAATCGCCGTCCTCGACGCGCGAACCTGCAAGCCGCTCTCCAACGTCGCCGTCGATATCTGGCATTGCGACGCCCTCGGGCTCTACTCCGGCGACACCGCACAAAACCCAATGGGCCCCGGCGGCCCACCACCCGGATCACAAGGCGGACCACCTCCAGGCCCACCAAACGGATTCGACCCGCAACATCCGCGCAATCATCCCGGCCCACCCGAAGGCTTCGGCCCGCCGCCGCAAAACCATCCCACCGACAAGCTCACCTTTCTCCGCGGCATTCAAATCACCGCGCCAGACGGCTCCGTCAACTTCCGCACCATCTTCCCCGGCTTCTACATGGGCCGCACCAATCACATCCACTTCAAAGTCCGCCTCGACGGCCACGAAGCGAACAAGACCTACGTCGCAGGCCACACCTCCCACAACGGACAGATTTTCTTCCCCGAAGAGATCGCGACGCAGCTCATGCAGCACGAGCCCTACGCAAACCACAAAATCCATCGCACCACCCAGACCGAAGACCACGTCTTCGAGGATCAAAACGGCCAACTCCAAATCGCAAAGCTTCAACCCCTCCAAGCCGGTCAATTCACCAAAGGTCTTCGTGCAGAGATCATCGCAGCAGCCGATCCCACGGCAACCCCATCTCCCGTTGGCCCCGGTGGTGGTCCACGAATGCCGCCTCCACAATCCTGA
- a CDS encoding DoxX-like family protein, which yields MNIGPRSQPGIYVEIHIADSVDRIWQLTQQPDLHQRWDLRFTRITYLPRATPADPQRFLYETRIGFGLAIKGTGESVGQRSNNGDTTSSLKFASDDPKSLIRQGSGYWRYIPTDHGTRFFTWYDYQVRFGAVGRIIDRIVFRPLIGWATAWSFDRLRLWIETGQSPETSRDLSAIHAIARITLAFVWIWHGLVPKLLFHHIDERTMLSQSGLSPDWLPWIGAAEILFGILVLCTWSKRAIFVISGALMILATAAVSMKSPMYLTAAFNPITLNLTVLAICIVGWLASRTLPSAKRCLRIDPRTQQ from the coding sequence GTGAACATCGGCCCCCGCAGTCAACCCGGCATCTACGTCGAAATCCACATCGCCGACAGCGTTGATCGAATCTGGCAGCTCACGCAGCAACCCGACCTCCACCAACGATGGGATCTTCGCTTCACCCGTATCACCTACCTTCCCCGCGCAACACCAGCCGACCCACAACGCTTCCTCTACGAAACCCGAATCGGCTTCGGCCTCGCCATCAAAGGCACAGGCGAAAGCGTCGGGCAACGCTCAAATAACGGCGACACGACCTCATCTCTAAAGTTCGCTTCCGACGATCCAAAGTCCCTCATCCGCCAGGGCTCCGGATACTGGCGCTACATCCCCACCGATCACGGCACTCGCTTCTTCACCTGGTACGACTATCAAGTCAGGTTCGGCGCCGTCGGGCGCATCATTGATCGCATCGTCTTTCGCCCGCTCATCGGCTGGGCCACTGCTTGGAGCTTCGACCGCCTCCGCCTCTGGATAGAAACCGGCCAATCCCCGGAGACATCGCGCGATCTCTCCGCAATCCACGCCATAGCCCGCATCACCCTCGCCTTCGTTTGGATCTGGCACGGCCTCGTACCAAAACTCCTCTTCCATCACATCGACGAGCGCACCATGCTCAGCCAATCGGGCCTCTCTCCCGACTGGCTTCCATGGATCGGAGCCGCAGAGATCCTCTTCGGAATTCTCGTCCTCTGCACATGGAGCAAACGCGCCATCTTCGTCATCAGCGGCGCGCTCATGATTCTCGCCACCGCCGCCGTCTCGATGAAGTCCCCGATGTATCTCACAGCAGCCTTCAATCCCATCACCCTCAACCTCACCGTGCTGGCAATCTGCATCGTAGGTTGGCTCGCCTCACGCACCTTACCCTCTGCCAAACGCTGCCTGCGCATCGACCCGAGGACTCAGCAATGA
- a CDS encoding vWA domain-containing protein has translation MGKRLRQTVPERCEPSASRQHRFAAIALLFVLAVIAGNAQSQTETPPTQSPAPETPTLHVYTNLKQVSVLVLTHDYERMKPLDPSGFRISLDSGPPFRPTYVRREGEDPISLAILIDASKPYNELLPALVSAIATLPPDFLHPQDRVSVYAINCSLIRTIYDTGANPAALADGVRRATAAWQIRETQNEKLQKENKKPVPYCRAGLPLWDSMSEVLKDLDQQPGRRVLLAITDGVDDGSKTLWKDVMFHAQIHSETVFGLKPTTQTSFDGPEDKFKQICVDSGGIDLRGNEHTTILRLKEFTQMMRERYILEYPRTPNEKPGVHIIAVSYKKKSNLYITATGITVPIASEDEIESRKTIQSDPSRAPEFGSRKVLAPN, from the coding sequence ATGGGCAAAAGACTGCGGCAGACGGTCCCGGAGCGATGCGAACCATCAGCCTCCCGCCAACACAGATTCGCCGCTATCGCTCTCCTGTTCGTGCTCGCTGTGATCGCCGGCAACGCGCAATCGCAAACCGAAACCCCACCGACGCAATCTCCAGCCCCTGAAACTCCCACCCTTCACGTCTACACCAACCTCAAGCAGGTCTCCGTCCTCGTCCTCACTCACGACTACGAGAGAATGAAGCCGCTCGACCCATCGGGCTTCCGCATCAGCCTCGACTCCGGGCCGCCATTTCGCCCAACCTACGTTCGCCGCGAGGGCGAGGATCCAATCTCCCTGGCAATCCTTATCGACGCAAGCAAACCCTACAACGAACTGCTGCCGGCGCTCGTTAGCGCCATCGCTACCCTCCCGCCCGACTTCCTCCATCCCCAGGATCGCGTCTCGGTCTATGCGATTAATTGCAGCCTCATCCGCACAATCTACGACACCGGGGCAAATCCGGCCGCGCTCGCCGACGGGGTCAGGAGAGCCACGGCGGCATGGCAGATTCGTGAAACGCAAAACGAAAAGCTACAGAAAGAGAATAAGAAACCCGTGCCATACTGCAGGGCCGGACTGCCGCTATGGGACTCTATGTCCGAAGTGCTCAAAGACCTCGACCAGCAACCAGGCAGACGCGTACTCCTCGCCATCACCGATGGCGTAGACGATGGCAGCAAGACCCTCTGGAAAGACGTCATGTTCCACGCACAGATCCACTCGGAGACTGTCTTTGGCCTAAAGCCGACGACCCAAACATCCTTCGATGGCCCCGAGGACAAGTTCAAACAGATATGCGTGGACAGCGGTGGAATCGACCTGCGAGGCAACGAGCACACCACCATTCTCCGGCTCAAGGAGTTCACGCAGATGATGAGGGAGCGCTACATCCTTGAGTATCCGCGTACGCCAAACGAGAAGCCAGGTGTCCACATCATCGCGGTGTCTTACAAAAAGAAGAGCAATCTCTACATCACAGCCACAGGAATCACCGTTCCGATTGCGAGTGAAGACGAAATAGAAAGTAGGAAAACCATTCAGTCAGACCCATCACGAGCGCCTGAGTTCGGCAGTCGGAAGGTGCTGGCCCCGAACTAA